A part of Desulfuromonadales bacterium genomic DNA contains:
- a CDS encoding YceI family protein, whose product MKRLILTLIALTLLIAPSLAMAANWNVDPDHSAAHFKVQHMMIADVRGSFPDVQGVAVINDKDITRSTIEVTINAASIDTGVEKRDAHLKSADFFDVEKYPTFTFKSKRVQKAAGSTLKVVGDLTLHGATKQVELLVNGPSVDIKDPWGNTRKGARATTRINRRDFGIVWNATLDNGGLLIGEEVEIIIDLELIRQAG is encoded by the coding sequence ATGAAACGCCTGATTCTGACCCTGATCGCCCTGACCCTGCTGATTGCCCCCTCGTTGGCCATGGCGGCGAACTGGAACGTCGACCCCGATCATTCGGCGGCCCACTTCAAGGTGCAGCACATGATGATTGCCGATGTCCGCGGCAGCTTTCCGGACGTTCAAGGGGTCGCAGTCATCAACGACAAAGATATCACCCGCTCGACCATCGAGGTCACCATCAACGCCGCCAGCATCGATACCGGCGTGGAAAAGCGCGATGCCCACCTGAAGAGCGCCGACTTCTTTGATGTCGAAAAATATCCGACGTTCACCTTCAAGTCGAAACGCGTCCAGAAGGCCGCGGGCAGCACACTCAAGGTGGTCGGCGACCTGACCCTCCATGGTGCTACCAAACAGGTCGAGCTTCTGGTTAACGGCCCGAGCGTCGATATCAAGGACCCCTGGGGCAATACCCGCAAAGGGGCAAGGGCCACTACCCGGATCAACCGCAGGGACTTCGGCATCGTCTGGAACGCCACCCTCGACAACGGCGGGCTGCTGATTGGCGAAGAGGTGGAGATCATCATCGACCTCGAATTGATCAGGCAGGCCGGCTGA
- a CDS encoding NUDIX domain-containing protein, whose translation MVLLATIRKKLADRPVRLIEPGNRAHAAVAMILKQGAGGLEILLIERATNEKDHWSGHIGFPGGRVDLADYSPRRTAERETMEELGVDLASASLLGRLGDTIPGGLPMVGD comes from the coding sequence ATGGTCTTGCTGGCAACCATCAGGAAAAAGCTCGCGGATCGCCCGGTTCGACTGATTGAGCCGGGCAACCGCGCCCACGCCGCCGTGGCGATGATCTTGAAGCAAGGCGCCGGTGGTCTGGAGATTCTTCTGATTGAACGCGCCACCAATGAAAAAGATCACTGGTCAGGACATATCGGTTTTCCTGGCGGCCGTGTCGACCTTGCAGACTACAGCCCCCGACGTACAGCGGAACGGGAAACCATGGAAGAACTCGGCGTTGACCTGGCTTCTGCCAGCCTTCTGGGTCGACTAGGCGATACCATCCCTGGCGGGCTGCCCATGGTGGGGGATTAG
- a CDS encoding pirin family protein, producing the protein MITVRKSQDRGHFQADWLDSYHTFSFDTYYDPAHMGFRTLRVINQDRVQAGAGFPLHPHRDMEILSFVLAGALRHKDNLGHEEIIRAGEVQRITAGKGVMHSEFNPSAKEEVHFLQIWILPAEKGLNPSYEKKQFEPKKSNSLQLLAAMDGRDGSAILQQDVALYSGEVEAGSTVEYRLSEGRHAWIQVISGDLELGGHRLEAGDGAAISEERALSLTAQDKARFILFDLN; encoded by the coding sequence ATGATCACCGTTCGCAAGTCTCAGGACAGAGGCCATTTCCAGGCCGATTGGCTGGACAGCTACCACACTTTTTCATTCGACACCTATTATGATCCGGCCCACATGGGTTTTCGCACCTTGCGGGTCATCAACCAGGACCGGGTTCAGGCCGGTGCAGGCTTTCCGCTGCACCCGCACCGCGACATGGAGATCCTCTCCTTCGTCCTTGCCGGAGCCCTCAGGCACAAGGACAACCTCGGGCACGAAGAGATCATCCGCGCCGGGGAGGTTCAGCGGATCACTGCAGGGAAGGGCGTCATGCACAGCGAGTTCAATCCCTCGGCTAAGGAGGAAGTGCACTTTCTCCAGATCTGGATTCTTCCCGCAGAGAAGGGATTGAACCCTTCTTATGAGAAAAAGCAGTTCGAACCGAAGAAATCCAACTCCCTTCAGCTTCTCGCCGCCATGGACGGCAGGGACGGTTCGGCCATTCTCCAACAGGATGTGGCTCTGTATTCGGGGGAGGTGGAGGCCGGCAGCACGGTCGAGTACCGCCTTTCAGAGGGTCGTCATGCCTGGATTCAGGTGATCAGTGGAGACCTCGAATTAGGCGGGCATCGACTTGAAGCTGGCGACGGTGCGGCTATAAGTGAAGAACGGGCACTGAGCCTTACCGCCCAGGACAAGGCCAGGTTCATCCTGTTCGACTTGAATTAA